The Longimicrobium sp. genome includes the window AACCAACCTTCCCATCCACGTCGACGAGGACCCGCTCACCTGCGTCGTGCGCGGCGCCGGGCGCATCCTGGACGACGTGGTCAAGTACAGAGGAGTGTTGACGTCCTGAGCGCGTTCAGACCTTACCTGCGCGGCGCGGGCGAGCGCGGCCGCAAGCGGGACCTGGCCCTGGCGGGGGTGTTCGCCGCCCTTTCGCTGCTCCTGCTGCTGATGCCCGAGCCCTACCGCGACGGCGTGGGCCACGCCCTGCGCGCCTCGGCGCTGCGGCCGGTGCTGGCCATGCAGCGCGGCGCCGCCGACCGGCACGGCCGCTATTCCGACGCGGCGCGCCTGCGTGCCGAGCGCGACAGCCTGGCGGCCTACCTGGTGGGGCAGGCCACGCTGGCCGCCGAAAACCGCGAGCTGCGCGGGCTGCTGGGCTTCCGCGAGCGGCTGGCCTACTCGTTCGTTCCCGCCGAGGGGCGGTGGATGGCGGGCCCCGGCTCCGACGGCATGCTTCGCCTTTCGGCGGGGCGGCGCGACCGGGTGACCGACGGCGCCGCGGTGATCACCGCCGAGGGGCTGGCGGGGCAGGTGTCGCAGCTGGGGTCGGAGTCGGCCGTCATGCGGGCGTGGATGCACCCCAACTTCCGCGCCTCGGTGATGACGCTGGACGGCGAAACGTACGGGGTGGCCGAGCCCATCGAGCGCAACGGCGAGCGGCTGC containing:
- a CDS encoding rod shape-determining protein MreC; protein product: MFAALSLLLLLMPEPYRDGVGHALRASALRPVLAMQRGAADRHGRYSDAARLRAERDSLAAYLVGQATLAAENRELRGLLGFRERLAYSFVPAEGRWMAGPGSDGMLRLSAGRRDRVTDGAAVITAEGLAGQVSQLGSESAVMRAWMHPNFRASVMTLDGETYGVAEPIERNGERLLAFSPVAFHTAPDTGAMIVTSGEGGVYPQGIPVGRVAGTGKDPDGWQRIYYVRPLVAPAQMAHVLVLGQPVTGRSDQNLAAAWGVRLTAPPPSADTARPLSPDAAAPARPAQTRPQARPQTRPAPRRVDPTPELPGRPVFPGEPRVPPGVTAPTTPSAPADTSRTE